GGTATTTACGCCGGAAGCTATTGCTTCTACAGATCTCTATCGTGCCAATATTCCTGCACGCTACGGTGGAAGAACAACCTCTGTCCTAGACGTGAAAGTTAGAAACCCTTATGTGGACAAGTTTAAGTTAAGTGGTGGTATCGGTTTGGTTTCCAGTAGACTTTCTTTGGAAACACCCATTATTAAAGACAAACTGTTTTTATATGCAGGAACCAGGGCCGGGTTTACCGATTTTTTGTTGCCTATCGTTTCCAAACGTTTGGAAAAAACAAAAGCCCGGTTTTATGACCACACCATCAAATTACTATTCCTGCCCACAGATAAAGACCAAATCTCCTTCACCAATTTTTATAGCAAAGACTTTTACCAACTCGATCTCATTGCACAAGTTGAAAATGTGAATGCCGAAAGTAATCAGTACGATTTTAAAACCTTCAATAACACACTTCAATGGACGCATTCTTTCAAGGATGATTCCAGTTTAAGAACTGTTTTTCTACTCAGTAATTACACTCCTAAAACATTGTTTCCTGAAAGAGATAACAACAATGTCATAGAATATGAATCCCAAATAAATTTCGCCAGCATTTTTTCGGAATATGAGAAAAGAATAAATGAAAGGCTAAATTACTATGCTGGCATACAGGGCAATCGATACAAAATAAAACCTGGCCAACTGGATCCAGGTACGGCGCAAAGTGTTCTCCCCGTTTCTTTGGATGAGGAAACCAGCTATGAATTTTCTGCATACACGAATTTTAACTGGAACCCGATTGAACCGCTAACAGTATCCGGAGGCTTGCGGGTTACCAACTTCAGCTTTGTGGGTCCGTATACCTCCGCTACCTTTGATGAGAGTACGGGGGAGATTACTGGCATTACGGAATTTGACAAGGGAGAAAAGGTTGAAAGCTATAACGTTTTGGAGCCTCGTTTGGGACTCAATTTAAAATTGGGAAAAAACACTTCGGTAAAAGCCAGTTATGCTCGCCTAAACCAATACTTACAGAATATCTACAATTCCACCACTCCCCTACCTACTTCCCGATGGAAAACTTCGGATACGAACATAGCACCGCAAAAAAGTGATAGTTATAGTATTGGAATCTATCAGGATATTCTGAACAACAGGGTAGAACTTGGTTTGGAAACCTATTATAGAAAAAGTGAAAACAATTTAACCTATAAGCCAGGAGCCGATTTCTTTTTAGAGGAATTTTTAGAACAAGATGTTGTACAAGCCAAGGGCGAAGCCTATGGCATGGAATTCAGTTTAAGAAAGCCAAAGGGTAAAATCAATGGATGGCTCAATTATACTTGGTCCAGAAGCTTTCTAAAGACAGAAAGCGAAAGATTAGCAGACCGGGTCAACAATAACGAATGGTACCCTTCAGATTTTGATAGACCCCATGTTTTTAATAGCACCGTTAATTTTGAGGGAGACCAGTACAACACCTTAAGCTTTAACTTTACAGCACAAACTGGTCGTCCCTATACCACTGCAAATGGTTATTTTGATATAGAAGGCATTGATGTTCCCATATTTTTGGAGCGCAATAATGTCCGGTTAAAAACATACCACCGCCTTGATCTTTCCTGGAGGGTCAAATATGGTAAGAAATTGGACCGACGTTGGATTGGGGACTGGACCTTTACCATTTACAATGTCTACGCCAGAAAGAACCAGTACAACCTGTATTATACACAACGGAATGGAGATGCCAATACCAATATATTTCGTGGAAGCCCTTTGGGTTCTTATGAACTTACAATTATGAATAGCCCCCTGTTTTCCCTGACTTACAATTTTGTATTTGATTGATTGTAGATACGCTACAGGAAACCGATAAAGTAAGCTATCAGTAACAGCAAATAGCACTCTCGCTTTCTTGTTATGACTTTCATTGTTAGACTGAAAATAAAGTTGAATTTCTATTCCTTAATTATAAAAATTGTGGCCTATTGAAATTTTAAGAGATAGGCTTTTGCATCCTTAAAAATCCTTAATCCAGTTAAATTTTTCTTTTATTATTCCCTGTTTTTTTTCAGCTAAATAGTCTAGAAAAGCCACGGCTGCCGGTGAAAGATTTTTTGATTTTAACCAAATCAGGTTCCAATTGGTTATAATAGGTAAACCTTTTACAGGTATGATTTTTACATCCTTATTCTTTATGGCATTTTTTATACCTATTAATGGCATGATAGAGCAGCCTAAACCTGAAATAACGGCTTGCTTTACTGCTTCATTGGAAGTGAGCTCCATCGTTTTATTCACCGAAAAATTATTGCTTTCTATAAAAGATTCCATGGCATTTCTTGTGGCGGAACCGGGCTCTCTATAAATTAAGGGAACTTTCTCAAAAAGACTTCTTTTGGTTGGTGTTTTGGGGAATTTTCTATTGTAACTACTTACATAGAACAATTTATTTGGCATAAGCTCTACCGCATTCACATTTAGCTTATCCGGTAATACAGATACCAAGGCAAAACCCACCTCATTCCTTTCCAAGCTTCGTACTACTTTTGTTTTATTGGTTACATCCATGATTAGGTCCACACCGGGGTTTTCCCTCATAAAATCGGACATAAAAAAGGGCATTACATATTTTCCTGTAGAAACAACCGATATTTTTAATCGACCGGAAAGTCTTCCTTGAAAAGCTATGGTCCTGTAATTGATCTCTTGAACCTGATTCAAGATTTTCTCTGCCGCTTGGGCTATTTCCTGCCCAAAATCCGTTACAAAAAGTCTTCTTCCCACTACCTCCGTTAAGGGAATCGGAAACTGATCTTGAAAATTTTTTAACTGAATAGAGACCGCAGGCTGTGTTAAGTGCAAGTCTTCAGAAGCCTTTGTAATGCTCTGTAATTCTGAGATTTTTAAGAATATTTGGAGTTGGTGCAAAGTGTAATTCATAAAATATTTTAATGTATATCATTATAAATATAAATAAAATTAAATGAAAAATATATCTAAACTTTGCATCCGAATCCTAAAAAAATAAAGAAATGGAAACTCAAGAACTGCCCAAAACAAAAGAACAACAAAAAACAATTCAATTAGTAGACGGAACTTTTACGCCTAGCGAAGCCTCCGATGTAATTACCGCCCTTATCGATGAAAAAATCAACTTTCATAAAATTCAACGGCTACAGGTTTGGGAAGGGAATCACCGTAGCAACACAAAGGGTCTGGACAATAGAATTCAAGAATTGATGAGAGAGAAACAGTTGGCCAAAAACATTATCAAAGAAGCTCGTTCAAAGGGGCGTAATATCATTATCAACGGCACTTTGAGCTTAGAGTTTGTGAACTAACCAATAGCATTTTATCAGGCTTTTGAGAAAAAACTAAAACAACAAATTAATTCTTCAAAAAATAAAACATGTTAAAAAACAAACAATACGCGCCACTAT
This window of the Maribacter cobaltidurans genome carries:
- a CDS encoding TonB-dependent receptor, which produces MDGLIEGKMKQERIWIVALILLTCVVNVMSAQEHTLSFQILDDLTNEPIENAQISLRPCSCGGVTDIKGEFKITLPQDTYVAMVSFIGFKTLEREIFLDQDQTLRLSLGEEQQQLSEVVLTAKRVSDRLETSQMGAVKLTTLELKKMPAVLGEVDVLRSMTLLPGVNNAGEVSNGISVRGGSLDQNLLLYDYAPVFNPTHLFGLFSVFTPEAIASTDLYRANIPARYGGRTTSVLDVKVRNPYVDKFKLSGGIGLVSSRLSLETPIIKDKLFLYAGTRAGFTDFLLPIVSKRLEKTKARFYDHTIKLLFLPTDKDQISFTNFYSKDFYQLDLIAQVENVNAESNQYDFKTFNNTLQWTHSFKDDSSLRTVFLLSNYTPKTLFPERDNNNVIEYESQINFASIFSEYEKRINERLNYYAGIQGNRYKIKPGQLDPGTAQSVLPVSLDEETSYEFSAYTNFNWNPIEPLTVSGGLRVTNFSFVGPYTSATFDESTGEITGITEFDKGEKVESYNVLEPRLGLNLKLGKNTSVKASYARLNQYLQNIYNSTTPLPTSRWKTSDTNIAPQKSDSYSIGIYQDILNNRVELGLETYYRKSENNLTYKPGADFFLEEFLEQDVVQAKGEAYGMEFSLRKPKGKINGWLNYTWSRSFLKTESERLADRVNNNEWYPSDFDRPHVFNSTVNFEGDQYNTLSFNFTAQTGRPYTTANGYFDIEGIDVPIFLERNNVRLKTYHRLDLSWRVKYGKKLDRRWIGDWTFTIYNVYARKNQYNLYYTQRNGDANTNIFRGSPLGSYELTIMNSPLFSLTYNFVFD
- a CDS encoding LysR family transcriptional regulator encodes the protein MNYTLHQLQIFLKISELQSITKASEDLHLTQPAVSIQLKNFQDQFPIPLTEVVGRRLFVTDFGQEIAQAAEKILNQVQEINYRTIAFQGRLSGRLKISVVSTGKYVMPFFMSDFMRENPGVDLIMDVTNKTKVVRSLERNEVGFALVSVLPDKLNVNAVELMPNKLFYVSSYNRKFPKTPTKRSLFEKVPLIYREPGSATRNAMESFIESNNFSVNKTMELTSNEAVKQAVISGLGCSIMPLIGIKNAIKNKDVKIIPVKGLPIITNWNLIWLKSKNLSPAAVAFLDYLAEKKQGIIKEKFNWIKDF